The proteins below are encoded in one region of Metallibacterium scheffleri:
- a CDS encoding GNAT family N-acetyltransferase codes for MPITTSARWQQVPTLAGTHVRLQPLAAAHASALASAVQDGALWQSFYSSVPDPAGVQAYVATALAEQAAGRALPFVVCDAGGSIVGSTRYYDLAPGVPRLSIGYTWYAQRVQRTGLNTEAKLLLLEHAFGTLGCIAVELRTSWFNHASRAAIARLGAKQDGVLRNHMRHRDGSVRDSVVFSILDHEWPALRAHLRERLDRHAPAETAS; via the coding sequence ATGCCGATCACCACGAGCGCACGCTGGCAGCAGGTACCGACACTGGCCGGAACACACGTGCGCCTGCAGCCGCTGGCTGCCGCGCATGCATCCGCGTTGGCCAGCGCCGTGCAGGATGGCGCGCTGTGGCAGTCGTTCTACAGCAGCGTGCCGGATCCCGCGGGCGTGCAGGCCTACGTTGCCACCGCGCTGGCCGAGCAGGCCGCCGGCCGCGCGCTGCCCTTCGTGGTGTGCGATGCCGGCGGCAGCATCGTCGGCAGCACGCGTTATTACGACCTTGCGCCGGGCGTGCCGCGGCTCAGCATCGGCTACACCTGGTACGCGCAGCGCGTGCAGCGCACCGGTCTCAACACCGAAGCCAAGTTGCTGTTGCTCGAGCACGCCTTCGGCACACTGGGCTGCATCGCCGTGGAGTTGCGCACCAGCTGGTTCAACCACGCCTCGCGCGCCGCCATCGCGCGGCTGGGCGCGAAACAGGACGGCGTGCTGCGCAACCACATGCGCCATCGCGACGGCAGCGTGCGCGATTCGGTGGTGTTCTCGATCCTCGACCACGAGTGGCCGGCGCTGCGCGCCCACCTGCGCGAGCGGCTCGACCGCCATGCGCCCGCGGAGACGGCATCGTGA